Proteins from one Agelaius phoeniceus isolate bAgePho1 chromosome 10, bAgePho1.hap1, whole genome shotgun sequence genomic window:
- the LOC129124265 gene encoding phospholipase A and acyltransferase 1-like, with protein sequence MAEGRRDPQPGDLIEIDRPGYQHWALYVGDGYVINVTPVDEGAPSLLVSTTSVFTKKAKVKKQLLKVVVENHKWRVNNKYDRSRTPFPVKEIIRRAEQWIDREVPYDVLTSNCEHFVTMLRYGEGVSDQVTKAVIGTTAAVGGIILAGLATVVVKGLFGDSSKREKKYY encoded by the exons ATGGCAGAAGGCAGGCGCGACCCCCAGCCCGGGGACCTGATCGAGATCGACCGGCCAGGTTACCAGCACTGGGCCCTCTACGTTGGGGATGGATATGTCATCAACGTCACACCTGTAG ATGAAGGAGCCCCATCTCTGTTGGTGAGCACCACATCAGTATTCACTAAAAAGGCCAAGGTGAAGAAGCAGCTCCTGAAGGTGGTGGTGGAAAATCATAAATGGCGTGTCAACAACAAGTATGACCGCTCCCGCACTCCTTTCCCCGTGAAGGAGATCATCCGGCGTGCTGAGCAATGGATTGACAGGGAGGTGCCATATGATGTGCTTACCAGCAACTGTGAGCACTTTGTGACAATGCTCCGCTATGGAGAAGGAGTCTCAGACCAG GTCACAAAAGCAGTAATTGGTACTACAGCAGCTGTAGGAGGTATCATTCTTGCTGGTCTTGCCACCGTTGTTGTGAAGGGCTTGTTTGGGGACTCAtccaagagagagaaaaagtacTACTGA
- the LOC129124590 gene encoding phospholipase A and acyltransferase 1-like — MGQDNCKPQPGDLIEIDRPLYQHWALYVGNGYVIHVTDEEASSILLSSSSIRATRAKVKKQLLKDVVKNCKWRVNNKYDLFRTPFPVEEIIQRAELCIDREVPYDVLTSNCEHFVTMLRYGDGVSDQARKAAAGSALAAVGGIILAGAALVGMALSESTSRR; from the exons ATGGGACAGGACAATTGCAAACCCCAGCCTGGAGACCTGATCGAGATCGACCGGCCACTTTACCAGCACTGGGCCCTCTACGTGGGGAATGGATATGTCATTCATGTGACAG ATGAAGAAGCCTCATCCATTTTGCTTAGCAGCTCATCAATACGTGCCACAAGAGCCAAGGTGAAGAAGCAGCTCCTGAAGGATGTGGTGAAAAATTGTAAATGGCGTGTCAACAACAAGTATGACCTGTTCCGCACTCCTTTCCCTGTGGAGGAGATCATCCAGCGTGCCGAGCTGTGCATTGACAGGGAGGTGCCATATGATGTGCTTACCAGCAACTGTGAGCACTTTGTGACAATGCTCCGCTACGGAGACGGAGTCTCAGACCAG gccagaaaagcagctgctggcagtgctctaGCAGCTGTAGGAGGTATCATtcttgctggagctgctcttgtTGGGATGGCATTGTCTGAGAGCACATCCAGGAGATAG